A genomic stretch from Pseudoliparis swirei isolate HS2019 ecotype Mariana Trench chromosome 18, NWPU_hadal_v1, whole genome shotgun sequence includes:
- the LOC130208253 gene encoding uncharacterized protein LOC130208253, producing the protein MSRHVFYPGRMAVSFRKGPRGFLRQDPSDAAKVLKDNPSLQDKSAAVREELVRQNALTVVRQRGGDPSDTTEVSGDYILQFGKYKGKSFRWLLENDIGYTIYLIRNQQGEEAAGVFMAAGHNKDSLLSFINYSLMFREIQSLLNYEEHKPVMTAAASEDDQLVGFGTCAYSTWREVWESREDGYASFILKKKNCTAGTKMHKLQLYLKKKLQPPTVTPLMSHTSPVMSHASHAPAEAIGESGVLSCQGSTCKSYKRKCITVMDEDEELERMMLSISPSKQHVQSSVSASSSSSSSARLRERGL; encoded by the exons ATGAGCAGACATGTGTTTTACCCTGGGAGAATGGCAGTTTCATTCCGTAAGGGACCACGGGGATTTCTCCGCCAGGATCCGAGCGATGCAGCCAAAGTCCTGAAAGACAACCCGTCTCTGCAGGACAAGTCTGCAGCTGTCAGGGAGGAGCTGGTCAGGCAGAACGCACTGACTGTGGtccgccagagaggaggagaccctTCAGATACAACCGAGGTGTCTGGAGATTACATCCTGCAGTTTGGGAAGTACAAGGGGAAGTCCTTCCGCTGGCTTCTGGAGAATGACATTGGATACACCATCTACCTCATCAGGAACCAGCAAGgagaggaagctgcaggagTGTTCATGGCAGCGGGGCACAACAAGGACAGCCTCCTGTCCTTTATCAACTATTCCCTCATGTTTCGAGAAATCCAGTCTCTCCTCAACTATGAGGAACACAAGCCAGTtatgacagcagcagcatcggAGGATGACCAGCTGGTGGGTTTTGGGACTTGTGCCTACAGCACCTGGCGAGAGGTCTGGGAGAGCAGGGAGGACGGCTATGCATCCTtcatcctgaagaagaagaactgcacTGCAGGCACAAAGATGCATAAGCTACAACTCTACCTcaagaagaagctgcagccaCCCACTGTcacccctctgatgtcacacacctcacctgtgatgtcacacgcctcacatGCTCCTGCTGAAGCCATTGGTGAGTCTGGTGTCTTGTCTTGTCAGGGATCTACATGCAAGTCATACAAGCGCAAATGCA tcacagtgatggatgaagatgaagagctggagaggatgATGCTGAGCATCTCTCCTTCAAAGCAACATGTGCAGAGCT ctgtttctgcatcttcgtcatcctcctcatctgccaGACTACGAGAAAGAGGTCTTTAA